The Vibrio gallaecicus genome contains a region encoding:
- a CDS encoding aminoacyl-tRNA deacylase: MLHETLITQYLDEQQVEYHLLVQSKPTTTIEDTAQERGIDPAQMVKCILLRDMGGQLALACAPGDRSVDPKKVRSALKCRRMTCVSLNEVESITGFKIGTVAPLKLKSPLPILFDPSLLQQKIVTISSGHNMIGIAINCEALIKLCSPAIVPLCRVQD, from the coding sequence GTGTTGCACGAAACCCTAATAACTCAATATCTTGATGAACAGCAAGTAGAATATCACTTGCTCGTTCAGAGCAAGCCCACGACTACCATTGAAGACACAGCCCAAGAAAGAGGGATAGACCCAGCCCAAATGGTGAAGTGTATTCTTCTTCGAGATATGGGCGGACAATTAGCGCTTGCCTGTGCGCCTGGTGATCGTTCTGTTGATCCTAAAAAAGTTCGATCAGCTTTGAAATGTAGACGCATGACATGTGTTTCTCTAAACGAAGTCGAATCCATTACAGGTTTTAAAATCGGAACAGTTGCGCCACTTAAATTAAAATCACCATTACCAATCCTTTTTGATCCCTCTTTATTACAGCAAAAGATCGTCACGATCAGTTCCGGTCATAACATGATTGGCATTGCGATAAACTGTGAGGCGCTTATTAAATTATGTTCACCAGCGATCGTTCCTCTTTGTCGGGTTCAGGACTAG
- the ygfZ gene encoding tRNA-modifying protein YgfZ: MDWQNEFQPLAYAPNETLPDLMVTHVSDWSAITMVGDDKKSYLQGQVTCDVVTLPSNMSTLGAHCDAKGKVWSIFRLFHHNGGYALLQPKSAIEVELPEIKKYAVFSKVDITETDDQVIGVMGASANAFIDTLSNDTGDVRVIEGGTAVKVSDERWALLVSSAQVEGLVASSNAEKVCQDLWQYFEIIDAQPRLSSTNQNEHIPQALNLQAIGGISFTKGCYTGQETVARAKYRGMNKREMCIVSGSTTEQLNLSDSITLERSVGDNWRNAGQLLNVYQFSNNQAIGLIVLPNNLDDDVKLRLVDQPTTEWKILPLPYSLNDE, from the coding sequence ATGGATTGGCAAAATGAATTTCAGCCACTAGCTTACGCACCCAATGAAACGCTTCCCGACCTTATGGTGACACACGTCTCTGATTGGAGTGCGATTACCATGGTAGGTGATGATAAAAAATCATACTTACAAGGTCAGGTAACCTGCGATGTGGTGACTCTTCCTAGCAATATGTCGACACTTGGTGCGCATTGTGATGCAAAAGGTAAAGTTTGGAGTATTTTCCGTTTATTTCATCACAATGGTGGCTATGCATTACTTCAGCCTAAATCTGCCATTGAAGTCGAACTACCAGAAATCAAGAAATACGCTGTATTTTCAAAAGTAGACATCACAGAAACAGACGATCAAGTTATCGGAGTTATGGGAGCATCTGCTAACGCATTTATTGATACCCTTTCAAACGATACAGGTGACGTACGTGTGATTGAAGGTGGTACAGCAGTAAAAGTCTCTGATGAGCGTTGGGCTTTACTAGTCAGTAGCGCACAAGTAGAGGGGCTGGTTGCATCATCTAATGCAGAAAAAGTATGCCAAGATTTGTGGCAATATTTTGAGATTATTGATGCTCAACCTCGCCTATCCAGCACTAATCAAAATGAACATATTCCCCAAGCATTAAACCTACAAGCAATCGGCGGGATCAGCTTTACTAAAGGTTGTTATACCGGTCAAGAAACTGTTGCTCGTGCTAAGTACCGAGGAATGAACAAGCGTGAAATGTGTATTGTTTCTGGAAGTACCACAGAGCAGCTCAACCTCAGTGATTCAATCACGCTAGAAAGAAGTGTAGGTGATAATTGGCGTAATGCAGGTCAACTACTTAACGTGTACCAGTTCTCAAATAACCAAGCAATTGGGCTAATTGTTTTGCCGAATAACCTGGATGATGACGTGAAATTACGTTTGGTCGATCAACCAACTACCGAATGGAAAATCTTACCGCTCCCATACAGCCTAAATGATGAATAA
- a CDS encoding protein YgfX: protein MLHITSARCVKLRLHRSNYALLAKGTVLWCLLCLVFFSSIPISISLYCLYLILIHSTRSDFFHSPLVGSVDWFDSGKLIINSNSHDIIRSDLIWSNFFIAFKLSNQKHVLLWRDSCDEKCYRKILAKLR from the coding sequence TTGTTGCACATAACCTCAGCAAGGTGCGTTAAGCTCCGGCTTCATCGTTCAAACTATGCATTACTAGCAAAAGGCACTGTTTTATGGTGCCTTTTGTGCTTAGTCTTTTTTTCTAGCATTCCAATATCAATATCTCTTTACTGTCTTTATCTCATTCTTATTCACTCAACACGCTCAGATTTTTTCCATTCTCCATTAGTGGGCTCAGTTGACTGGTTTGACAGTGGCAAACTGATCATAAATTCCAATTCGCATGACATTATTCGATCTGATCTTATTTGGTCTAACTTTTTCATTGCGTTTAAGTTAAGTAATCAAAAGCATGTTTTGTTATGGAGAGACAGTTGTGATGAAAAATGCTATCGGAAGATATTGGCAAAATTAAGATAA
- a CDS encoding FAD assembly factor SdhE, which produces MYTAEQKARIKWGCRRGMLELDVVIMPFFEECFDSLQDQEQRDFVSLLESDDPDLFTWIMGHGRSENLGLASMVDKIVAHNLSKVR; this is translated from the coding sequence ATGTACACTGCAGAGCAGAAAGCACGAATTAAATGGGGCTGCCGTCGTGGTATGCTCGAACTAGACGTTGTCATTATGCCATTTTTTGAAGAGTGTTTTGACTCACTGCAAGATCAAGAGCAGCGTGACTTTGTGTCGCTACTGGAGTCTGATGATCCTGATTTGTTCACTTGGATTATGGGTCACGGCCGTAGTGAGAATCTAGGGCTTGCTTCAATGGTAGATAAGATTGTTGCACATAACCTCAGCAAGGTGCGTTAA